The Metamycoplasma gateae genome window below encodes:
- the rbfA gene encoding 30S ribosome-binding factor RbfA — protein MNTIMHERKTQLLLELIGNSFFELKDFDVTNIAINDVILSNDGSHAKVYITLFKDKERYFDKVTSMTPYIRSVVAKSWKYKKLPELVFLIDTVEPEAARIEKILKEIK, from the coding sequence ATGAACACAATTATGCACGAAAGAAAAACCCAATTATTATTAGAATTAATTGGAAATAGTTTTTTTGAATTAAAAGATTTTGATGTAACAAATATCGCAATTAATGACGTTATTTTATCAAATGATGGTTCACACGCCAAAGTATATATTACTTTATTTAAGGATAAAGAAAGATACTTTGACAAAGTGACTTCAATGACCCCATACATTCGCTCAGTAGTAGCAAAAAGCTGAAAATACAAAAAGCTACCTGAATTAGTATTTTTAATTGATACAGTTGAACCAGAAGCCGCGAGAATTGAAAAAATTTTAAAAGAGATTAAATAA
- the infB gene encoding translation initiation factor IF-2 — translation MGKQKNNKRTSNVDNIKEKLNVVETKVQDGVFIFSGPLTVGEFSNKINKTAANILTYYFKKGVMKTINTFLNEEEIAELCLNYDLDFRKEETVDADNLFDKLEITNDPNDLFTRPPIVTIMGHVDHGKTTLIDQIRKSNILASEFGGITQHTGAYQVEYNGRKITFLDTPGHEAFTEMRSRGAKVTDIVIIVVAADDGVKPQTIEAIDHAKAANVPIIVFVNKMDKPGADPEKVKSQLSEHDIVCEEWGGQNQFIYGSAMQNENIDLLLESIFLQSDLLDLKANLNRDPFGTVIESKIDKGRGVVSTIIVENGTLLPRDFIVAGGQYGNIRSLTSVDGKPLQKVLPGTPCVITGLNKNPLSGDRFIVISDEKFAKKLAEEKSFINKQRELSEKNSFSIKDGQKTLNIIIKTDVQGTAEAIKQTLLKIKNDEISVNVIRATAGELTKADLLLAEASNSRIYLFNINISSEIKKLAENKKIKIASHNIIYKIVEELESIINTLKEPVYEEKQIGLATVIQLFFYSKVGTIAGCKMLEGSAKEFCKVEVFRRGKSIFKGSISSLKREKNDVKVVEKGFDFGTHVKDFDKIEVDDELKFYEDVLV, via the coding sequence ATGGGTAAGCAAAAAAACAATAAAAGAACATCAAATGTAGACAACATTAAAGAAAAACTAAATGTTGTCGAAACAAAAGTTCAAGATGGTGTATTTATTTTTAGTGGCCCTCTAACAGTTGGTGAATTTAGTAATAAAATTAATAAAACAGCAGCTAATATTTTGACTTATTATTTTAAAAAAGGTGTTATGAAAACTATCAATACTTTTTTAAATGAAGAGGAAATAGCTGAATTATGTTTAAATTATGATCTTGATTTTAGAAAAGAAGAAACTGTTGATGCTGATAATTTATTTGATAAATTAGAAATTACTAATGACCCAAACGACTTATTTACACGTCCTCCAATTGTAACAATAATGGGACACGTTGATCATGGTAAAACAACTTTAATTGATCAGATAAGAAAAAGTAATATTTTAGCATCTGAGTTTGGAGGAATAACACAACACACTGGCGCATATCAAGTTGAATATAACGGACGTAAAATTACTTTTCTTGATACACCTGGACATGAGGCATTTACAGAAATGCGTTCTAGAGGTGCAAAAGTTACAGATATAGTTATTATTGTAGTCGCAGCTGACGATGGTGTTAAACCTCAAACAATTGAGGCCATTGACCACGCAAAAGCTGCTAATGTTCCTATCATTGTTTTTGTAAATAAAATGGACAAACCAGGCGCTGATCCTGAAAAAGTAAAAAGTCAATTAAGTGAGCATGATATAGTTTGTGAAGAATGAGGAGGACAAAACCAATTTATTTATGGATCAGCTATGCAAAATGAAAATATTGATTTACTTTTAGAATCAATATTCTTACAATCTGATTTACTTGATTTAAAAGCTAATTTAAACCGTGATCCATTTGGAACAGTTATTGAATCTAAAATTGACAAAGGAAGAGGTGTCGTTTCTACTATCATTGTGGAGAATGGAACCTTATTACCTAGAGATTTCATTGTTGCTGGTGGGCAATATGGAAATATTAGAAGTTTAACCTCAGTTGATGGCAAACCATTACAAAAAGTTTTACCAGGAACACCTTGTGTTATAACAGGTTTGAATAAAAATCCTTTATCAGGAGATAGATTCATTGTTATAAGTGATGAAAAATTTGCTAAAAAATTAGCTGAAGAAAAATCATTTATTAATAAACAAAGAGAATTGAGTGAGAAAAATTCTTTTTCGATAAAAGATGGACAAAAAACTTTGAATATCATTATAAAAACTGACGTTCAAGGGACTGCTGAAGCAATCAAACAAACACTTTTAAAAATTAAAAATGATGAAATTTCAGTTAATGTTATAAGAGCAACAGCAGGAGAATTAACAAAAGCTGATTTATTACTTGCTGAAGCATCAAATTCAAGAATTTATTTATTTAATATTAATATTTCAAGTGAAATTAAAAAACTAGCAGAGAATAAAAAAATTAAAATTGCTTCACACAATATTATTTATAAAATAGTTGAAGAATTAGAATCAATTATTAATACATTAAAAGAACCAGTTTATGAAGAAAAACAAATTGGATTGGCAACAGTTATACAATTATTTTTCTATTCAAAAGTTGGAACAATTGCTGGATGTAAAATGCTTGAAGGTTCTGCAAAAGAATTTTGTAAAGTTGAAGTTTTTAGAAGAGGCAAAAGCATTTTTAAAGGATCAATAAGTTCTTTAAAAAGAGAAAAAAATGATGTTAAGGTAGTAGAAAAAGGTTTCGATTTTGGTACTCACGTTAAAGATTTTGATAAAATAGAAGTAGATGATGAATTAAAATTTTATGAGGATGTATTAGTTTAA
- a CDS encoding APC family permease, whose product MAEEQMVVTSNTKKKIGFFAAILVVIGATIGVGIFLRSKSVLEYSAGNIALALVTWLIAGFAVVTLALALVEVASGRNDNLGMIGWSKAFNTLAIYKANKFFMTYLYLPFTYFFMPYYVIVQFQDAVDGFGGNTNFGGTTSAPWLYFVIGLVLTLWMLFSAGLSGRAGNIQNLIITSVKFIPLVAIVVIGFIFFAKRLGDTSADAVIWTPITKETLFKFNSSSTSFLKLTPVLGIFGSLAGIFFAFDGFYVSAGIQSEMKNPEKTPAALVVGLFSMTGIYILIAAAMSLGAKSGGFYDFGSLLAGKGHGWAFGVLNVFIAFGVLGVLNGFSMWATRFVEDLVKEGEIYIPAKAYRYMKNSKTPIVGALFCLFLSLPFMVILTIIGSYAYIDLWGVDDADGGVYGHNIGKLLSFSDLMADWMAVFAFVFIALAIIGAIENRKKNFIAVQKNKHTMWAGITAVTIVLLTLLFKMLDPFISLGLTLAQFVKAEESAKASFTPDLVAYGATSGLFALYMVILFASTPIEKQIALFKKAKYERILAGKYCECVAEDYCPCVLADIKEAQELNNLVLNSYATAR is encoded by the coding sequence ATGGCCGAAGAACAAATGGTTGTTACTTCGAACACAAAGAAAAAAATTGGTTTCTTTGCAGCTATTCTTGTTGTTATCGGTGCTACAATAGGTGTTGGTATATTTCTAAGATCTAAATCAGTTCTTGAATATTCAGCAGGTAACATTGCATTAGCACTTGTAACATGATTAATTGCTGGTTTCGCTGTTGTTACTTTAGCACTAGCTCTAGTTGAAGTAGCTTCAGGACGTAACGACAACTTAGGTATGATTGGTTGATCTAAAGCATTCAATACTTTAGCAATTTACAAAGCTAATAAGTTCTTTATGACTTATCTATATCTACCATTTACATACTTCTTTATGCCTTACTATGTAATTGTACAATTCCAAGATGCTGTTGATGGTTTCGGTGGAAACACAAACTTTGGTGGAACTACATCAGCTCCATGATTATATTTTGTAATTGGATTAGTATTAACATTATGAATGTTATTCTCAGCAGGTCTAAGTGGACGTGCAGGAAACATTCAAAACTTAATTATCACATCAGTTAAGTTTATTCCATTAGTAGCTATCGTTGTTATTGGATTTATCTTCTTTGCAAAACGTTTAGGAGATACTAGTGCTGATGCAGTGATTTGAACACCTATTACTAAAGAAACATTATTTAAATTTAATAGTAGTTCAACATCATTCTTAAAATTAACACCAGTATTAGGAATTTTTGGTTCTCTAGCTGGTATCTTCTTCGCATTTGATGGATTCTACGTTTCAGCTGGTATCCAATCAGAAATGAAGAACCCAGAAAAAACTCCTGCTGCATTAGTTGTTGGTTTATTCTCAATGACAGGTATTTACATTTTAATAGCTGCAGCTATGTCATTAGGAGCTAAATCAGGTGGTTTCTATGACTTTGGTAGCTTATTAGCTGGCAAAGGTCATGGATGAGCATTTGGTGTATTAAACGTATTTATCGCTTTTGGTGTTCTAGGTGTTCTAAACGGTTTCTCAATGTGAGCAACACGTTTCGTTGAAGACTTAGTAAAAGAAGGGGAAATTTACATTCCTGCAAAAGCTTACAGATACATGAAAAACAGTAAGACCCCAATCGTTGGTGCTCTATTCTGTCTATTCTTATCATTACCATTTATGGTTATTTTAACAATTATTGGTTCATATGCTTACATCGACCTATGAGGCGTTGATGACGCTGATGGTGGAGTATACGGACACAACATTGGTAAATTACTATCATTCTCAGACTTAATGGCTGACTGAATGGCTGTGTTTGCATTCGTATTTATTGCATTAGCAATTATTGGTGCAATCGAAAACAGAAAGAAAAACTTCATTGCTGTTCAAAAGAACAAACACACAATGTGAGCTGGTATTACAGCTGTAACAATCGTTCTATTAACACTTCTATTCAAGATGTTAGATCCATTTATTTCATTAGGATTAACACTAGCACAATTTGTTAAAGCTGAAGAATCTGCAAAAGCTTCATTTACACCTGACTTAGTTGCTTATGGTGCAACATCAGGACTATTCGCTCTATACATGGTAATCCTATTTGCTTCAACTCCAATTGAAAAACAAATAGCATTATTCAAGAAAGCTAAATACGAAAGAATTTTAGCTGGTAAATACTGCGAATGTGTAGCAGAAGACTACTGCCCATGTGTATTAGCAGATATTAAAGAAGCTCAAGAACTAAATAATTTAGTTCTAAACTCATACGCAACTGCACGTTAA
- a CDS encoding YlxR family protein yields MKIDKKYSRKSIVDGKIYPVSQLIRFAKINNNFYFDPNIELKGRGTYCLDNPDQINSLFKKHLLNKAFRQKIDEPIYEKLRKEVEEWVSKKTIKEHQM; encoded by the coding sequence ATGAAGATTGATAAAAAATATTCTCGTAAGTCTATAGTTGATGGAAAAATTTATCCTGTATCTCAACTAATTAGATTTGCAAAAATAAATAATAATTTTTATTTTGATCCAAATATTGAATTAAAAGGGAGAGGAACGTATTGTCTAGATAATCCAGACCAAATTAATTCATTATTCAAAAAACACTTATTAAACAAAGCTTTCAGGCAAAAAATTGATGAACCAATATATGAAAAGTTAAGAAAAGAGGTGGAAGAATGGGTAAGCAAAAAAACAATAAAAGAACATCAAATGTAG
- a CDS encoding IS30 family transposase: MNYTIKKYNHLTDNERIIIENYLKLNYSLRRISRLIERSVSTLSREIKRNTNSFGTYEFKHASLKTRERSRHKYYFKFVDNQKFKNFSNAFLQKYDKKFFGIKSTYNFIKTSTKHCCPSLRTVFNWINTNNWVIKKYDKLRQYYKKGGKRTASVIKRLVKSADYVFPIWTRPKSIDLRLEFGHWEADLVLGKRANGYNNVLTLTERKTRIGFAKIIQSKSPNIINSELKKIIRDNELEVKTITVDNGIEFEKIGILARWLNIKIYRAEPYASFQRGSNEHWNGILRREFKKGFNFNTITQEKLDSVVNQINNMTREILNWKTPLQTYLEYIK; this comes from the coding sequence ATGAATTATACAATAAAAAAATATAACCATTTAACAGATAATGAAAGAATAATTATTGAAAATTATTTAAAGTTAAATTATTCCCTTCGTAGGATTTCGAGATTAATCGAGCGAAGTGTTTCGACCCTAAGTAGAGAAATAAAGAGGAATACAAATAGTTTCGGAACTTATGAATTTAAACACGCTAGTTTAAAAACAAGAGAAAGATCAAGACATAAGTATTATTTTAAATTCGTGGATAACCAAAAATTCAAAAATTTTTCTAACGCTTTTTTACAAAAATATGACAAAAAGTTTTTTGGTATAAAGTCAACATATAATTTTATAAAAACTAGCACAAAACACTGTTGTCCTTCTTTAAGAACGGTTTTTAATTGAATAAACACTAATAATTGAGTTATAAAAAAGTACGATAAATTAAGACAATATTATAAAAAAGGTGGTAAAAGAACAGCATCCGTAATAAAACGGCTTGTAAAATCTGCTGATTATGTTTTTCCAATATGAACTAGACCTAAATCTATAGATTTAAGACTTGAATTTGGACACTGAGAAGCAGATCTAGTTTTAGGAAAAAGAGCCAATGGATATAATAATGTTTTAACCTTAACTGAAAGAAAAACAAGAATAGGGTTTGCAAAAATAATACAAAGCAAATCACCAAATATAATTAATTCAGAGTTAAAAAAGATTATAAGAGATAATGAATTAGAAGTAAAAACAATAACAGTAGACAATGGTATTGAATTTGAAAAAATAGGTATTTTAGCCAGATGATTAAATATAAAGATTTATAGAGCTGAACCTTATGCATCTTTTCAAAGAGGCTCAAATGAACATTGAAATGGAATTTTGAGAAGAGAATTCAAAAAAGGTTTTAACTTTAATACTATAACTCAAGAAAAACTTGACTCAGTTGTTAACCAAATAAATAATATGACGCGGGAAATATTAAATTGGAAGACACCATTACAAACCTATTTAGAATATATTAAATAA
- a CDS encoding DNA methyltransferase, which translates to MDIKNKIIQGDYIEVLKKVPNETFDFCFANPPYFMQIDNNKKLYRVEGEEFLGCNDEWDKFNSFEEYKEWTRQSLNEVRRTLKKDGRFALLPVCNQFYEIGNILRELGYWVINDIVWKKAILLPTLVELDWTIAMRQFYELKSLRVQNLLSIIKLQKYINGGKQMGCI; encoded by the coding sequence ATGGATATAAAAAATAAAATAATTCAAGGTGATTATATTGAAGTGTTAAAAAAAGTTCCAAATGAAACTTTTGATTTTTGTTTTGCAAACCCTCCTTATTTTATGCAAATTGATAATAATAAAAAGTTATATCGTGTTGAAGGAGAAGAATTTTTAGGTTGCAATGATGAGTGAGATAAATTTAATTCTTTTGAGGAATATAAAGAATGAACAAGACAATCATTGAATGAGGTTAGAAGAACATTAAAAAAAGACGGTCGATTTGCATTATTGCCGGTATGCAATCAGTTTTATGAGATAGGTAACATTCTAAGAGAATTAGGTTACTGAGTGATTAATGATATTGTTTGAAAAAAAGCAATCCTACTCCCAACTTTGGTGGAACTAGATTGAACAATAGCCATGAGACAATTTTATGAGCTAAAAAGTCTAAGAGTTCAAAATTTACTTTCCATTATAAAACTGCAAAAATATATAAATGGCGGAAAACAAATGGGATGCATTTAA
- the mnmG gene encoding tRNA uridine-5-carboxymethylaminomethyl(34) synthesis enzyme MnmG gives MINNQYDAIVIGGGHAGIEATFSLAKRNLNVALITLNKDKLAMLPCNPSIGGSAKGIITREIDALGGVQGIFADEAMIQIKMLNTSKGPAVWSLRAQIDKDKYSDIIFKAVKSKKNVTLIEDEVLDLIVEDKKCIGVETAQHGKLYSKATVMTTGVYMNSRILRGTDIKNDGPDGEKNSSILSKNLKKYGFELQRLKTGTPCRIYTDSIDFSKVEKELLDKTELCFSSKTNIKLDEQTSCFLTHTTAKTKEIVLKNLDKSSLYSGIIIGVGPRYCPSIEDKIVRFQDKETHHVFFEPETARGDIMYINGLSTSMPIDVQDEMIRSVPGLENARIQKYGYAIEYDAINPLNLYKSLESKIIENFFSAGQPNGTSGYEEAAAQGLIAGINAANKIENLPSLEIKRSDGYIGVLIDDIVTKGTAEPYRMLTSRAEYRLLLRNDNVDERLSKYAYDNKMISIEEYEAVNKKYENIQNKIEELKNKYVSSKSDIGIKYNVSNGQSYLKLLSNPAVNPKDILGEDYPYINEITIQVRLYGYLKKQETAAEKMVRLENLKLPEDINYNEVENLATEARQKLEKIRPTTIGQATRISGINPADIQMLMFYLNNRKK, from the coding sequence ATGATTAATAACCAGTATGATGCTATTGTTATAGGTGGCGGTCATGCCGGAATCGAAGCAACTTTTTCACTAGCAAAAAGAAATTTAAATGTAGCCTTAATAACATTAAATAAAGATAAATTAGCAATGTTGCCTTGCAACCCTTCAATTGGGGGTTCTGCAAAAGGAATTATTACCCGAGAAATCGATGCCCTTGGAGGAGTTCAGGGCATTTTTGCTGATGAAGCAATGATACAAATAAAGATGTTAAATACTTCAAAAGGTCCTGCTGTTTGATCTTTAAGAGCACAAATTGATAAAGATAAATATTCAGATATTATTTTTAAAGCCGTTAAAAGCAAAAAAAATGTAACTCTTATCGAAGATGAAGTTTTAGATTTAATAGTTGAAGATAAAAAATGCATTGGTGTTGAAACGGCTCAACATGGTAAACTATATTCAAAAGCCACAGTTATGACTACTGGGGTTTATATGAACTCAAGAATTCTAAGAGGAACAGACATTAAAAATGATGGTCCAGATGGCGAGAAAAATAGTTCAATACTATCTAAAAATTTGAAAAAATATGGTTTTGAGTTACAAAGATTAAAAACTGGTACTCCATGCCGTATTTATACTGATAGTATTGACTTTTCAAAGGTAGAAAAAGAATTATTAGATAAAACTGAATTATGTTTTTCATCTAAAACAAACATTAAATTAGATGAACAAACCTCTTGTTTTTTAACTCATACTACTGCTAAAACAAAAGAAATAGTTTTAAAAAATTTAGATAAAAGCTCACTTTATTCAGGAATTATCATAGGCGTTGGTCCAAGATATTGCCCTAGCATTGAAGATAAAATTGTAAGATTCCAAGACAAAGAAACTCACCACGTATTTTTTGAACCTGAAACTGCTCGTGGAGATATTATGTATATTAATGGCTTATCAACATCAATGCCTATAGATGTACAAGATGAAATGATTAGATCAGTACCAGGTTTAGAAAACGCAAGAATTCAAAAGTATGGATATGCTATAGAATATGATGCAATAAATCCATTAAATCTATATAAATCATTAGAATCTAAAATTATTGAAAACTTTTTTTCAGCAGGCCAACCAAATGGAACTAGTGGATATGAAGAAGCTGCGGCTCAGGGATTAATAGCTGGTATTAACGCAGCTAATAAAATAGAAAATCTTCCATCATTAGAAATTAAAAGAAGTGATGGTTATATCGGTGTTTTAATCGATGATATTGTTACAAAAGGTACAGCTGAACCATACCGTATGCTAACTAGTAGAGCTGAATATAGATTGCTTCTAAGAAATGATAATGTAGATGAAAGATTATCTAAATACGCTTATGATAATAAAATGATTTCTATTGAAGAATATGAAGCTGTAAATAAAAAATATGAAAATATTCAAAATAAAATAGAAGAATTAAAAAATAAATATGTTTCATCAAAAAGTGATATTGGAATTAAATACAATGTTTCAAATGGTCAATCATATTTAAAATTATTATCTAATCCTGCTGTTAATCCAAAGGATATCTTAGGAGAAGATTATCCATATATAAATGAAATAACAATTCAAGTTAGATTATATGGTTATTTAAAGAAACAAGAAACAGCTGCTGAAAAAATGGTTAGATTAGAAAATCTAAAATTACCTGAAGATATTAATTATAATGAGGTTGAAAATTTAGCTACCGAAGCAAGACAAAAACTAGAAAAAATAAGACCTACAACAATTGGACAGGCAACACGTATTAGTGGGATTAACCCAGCAGATATTCAAATGCTAATGTTTTATTTAAATAATAGAAAAAAATAA
- the nusA gene encoding transcription termination factor NusA: MSIKSTNTALKAKEIFNAIYNVSQIKRIDEDIVINLFKGAVEQVILGQYDPDAELEFIIDKENKQFKIINHTKIVTEEPKTDEEKDNFCPCIEITIKEALEINPNIEEGDIISDEIDFERFHKRDYQKILSIFNQQIRELEKQMIFNKYINLIGSIVKAKITNITKTGTLMEFQDGTVAYMPPSTTNLRLLANLRPGDLIDVYIEEVKPESKNAQVLVSSVESKLLNKLFEQEIPEVALGYVELVKVVRIPGERAKVAIRKTESAPFALEELGTVIGKNSERIEAISKQLKDEKIDVVLYDEDKIKFVMNAVSPSRVIDILEKEDSTEQFKSYIVIVPNAQHTLAIGKRGQNVRLASELTKSRLDIISQAQADQMGIQYTFEKANISEEEAKLKYQGQKLNLKPINKKPARKSFDSILDSSFNISEFDEDLAELRQKAQQTEQVFEKQLYESNIDDDIEKALSEIQNEFNFNIEEDPDYDVYSENIKDVVVKDKKEIEEDYEKITSTKMKDFKKDADLSAGLEDLDLSDLDNEDW; encoded by the coding sequence ATGAGCATCAAAAGTACAAATACAGCATTAAAAGCTAAAGAAATATTTAATGCGATTTATAATGTTTCACAAATTAAAAGAATTGATGAAGATATTGTAATTAATTTATTCAAAGGTGCAGTCGAACAAGTTATATTAGGTCAATATGATCCTGATGCTGAACTTGAATTTATTATTGATAAAGAAAATAAACAATTTAAAATTATTAACCACACAAAAATTGTTACTGAAGAACCTAAAACAGACGAGGAAAAAGATAATTTTTGTCCATGTATTGAAATCACAATTAAGGAAGCCTTAGAAATAAATCCAAACATCGAAGAAGGAGATATTATTTCGGATGAAATTGATTTTGAAAGATTTCATAAGAGAGATTATCAAAAAATACTAAGTATTTTTAATCAACAAATTCGCGAATTAGAAAAGCAAATGATTTTTAATAAATATATAAATCTAATTGGAAGTATTGTTAAGGCAAAAATTACAAATATAACAAAAACTGGAACTTTAATGGAATTTCAAGATGGTACAGTTGCATATATGCCCCCATCAACTACAAATCTTAGATTGCTTGCAAATTTAAGACCAGGTGATTTAATAGATGTTTATATCGAAGAAGTAAAACCTGAATCAAAAAATGCTCAAGTTTTAGTTTCATCAGTCGAATCTAAACTATTAAATAAATTATTTGAACAAGAAATACCTGAAGTTGCATTAGGCTACGTGGAATTAGTTAAAGTTGTTAGAATTCCTGGTGAAAGAGCAAAAGTTGCAATTAGAAAAACTGAATCAGCTCCTTTTGCCCTTGAAGAATTAGGAACTGTAATTGGTAAAAACTCAGAAAGAATTGAAGCAATCTCAAAACAATTAAAAGATGAAAAAATTGATGTTGTTTTATATGACGAAGACAAAATAAAATTTGTAATGAACGCAGTAAGTCCGTCAAGAGTTATTGATATTCTAGAAAAAGAAGATTCTACCGAACAATTTAAGAGCTATATAGTAATTGTGCCTAATGCTCAACATACACTTGCAATAGGTAAAAGAGGTCAAAATGTTCGCTTAGCTTCTGAACTTACAAAGAGTCGTTTAGACATAATTTCTCAGGCTCAAGCTGATCAAATGGGAATTCAATACACTTTCGAAAAGGCTAATATTAGTGAAGAAGAAGCTAAGTTAAAATACCAAGGTCAAAAACTAAATCTAAAACCAATTAATAAAAAGCCTGCAAGAAAATCATTTGATTCAATTTTAGATTCTTCATTTAATATTTCTGAATTTGATGAAGATTTGGCCGAATTAAGACAAAAGGCTCAACAAACAGAACAAGTTTTTGAAAAACAATTATATGAATCAAATATTGATGACGATATTGAAAAAGCATTGTCAGAAATTCAAAATGAATTTAATTTCAATATAGAAGAAGATCCTGATTACGATGTTTATTCAGAAAACATTAAAGATGTTGTAGTTAAAGATAAAAAAGAAATTGAAGAAGATTATGAAAAAATAACATCTACAAAGATGAAAGATTTCAAAAAAGATGCTGATTTAAGTGCTGGATTAGAAGACTTAGACTTAAGTGATTTAGATAATGAAGATTGATAA
- a CDS encoding 23S rRNA (pseudouridine(1915)-N(3))-methyltransferase RlmH, which yields MKINLIAVGSLTLDNKKIYDNYLKKINHLATINLIEIKEIVNDNIDLKIAKETELILNKIPKNSKIIYLSLQGKQMTSEEFSDLFIEDNLTFVIGGSNGVDESKFSNKISFSKMTFPHQMFRLMLIEQIYRGLAIKKNIKYHK from the coding sequence ATGAAAATAAATTTAATAGCTGTAGGTTCACTTACGTTAGATAATAAAAAAATATATGACAATTATTTAAAAAAAATAAATCACTTAGCAACAATTAATTTAATTGAAATAAAAGAAATTGTTAATGATAATATTGATTTAAAAATAGCAAAAGAAACTGAATTAATTCTAAACAAAATACCTAAAAATTCAAAAATTATATATTTATCATTACAAGGAAAACAAATGACTAGCGAAGAATTTTCTGACCTTTTTATCGAAGATAATTTAACGTTTGTTATCGGTGGATCAAATGGAGTTGATGAAAGTAAGTTTAGTAATAAAATTTCATTTTCTAAAATGACATTTCCACATCAAATGTTCCGCTTAATGTTAATTGAACAAATTTATAGAGGTCTTGCAATTAAAAAAAATATAAAATACCATAAATAA
- a CDS encoding cysteine hydrolase family protein: MKKIIFVVDMLKGFCSIGPLASKHINEIVPNIANFLEKNKNERVIFLCDSHSKNDVEMESYPLHCLNNTKEAEIEDLLKPFAKEIIKKNTTNSFLAIKDKKIFEEYEAFEIIGCCTDICVLQFALTLKTYLNSIHLNKDVIVFENLVDTFDSENHNRKEYHNFALKLMANGGIIIK; the protein is encoded by the coding sequence ATGAAAAAAATAATATTCGTTGTTGATATGTTGAAAGGTTTTTGTTCAATAGGACCTTTAGCAAGTAAGCATATTAATGAAATTGTTCCTAACATTGCTAATTTTTTAGAAAAAAATAAAAATGAAAGAGTAATTTTTTTGTGTGATTCTCATTCAAAAAATGATGTCGAAATGGAATCATATCCTCTTCATTGTTTAAATAATACAAAAGAAGCTGAAATAGAAGATTTATTAAAACCATTTGCAAAAGAAATTATTAAGAAAAATACAACAAATTCATTTTTAGCAATTAAAGATAAGAAAATTTTTGAAGAATATGAAGCTTTTGAAATTATTGGGTGTTGCACTGATATTTGTGTTTTGCAATTTGCTTTAACTTTAAAAACGTATTTAAATTCAATTCATTTAAATAAAGATGTTATTGTTTTTGAAAATTTAGTTGATACTTTTGATTCAGAAAATCATAATCGAAAAGAATATCACAATTTTGCTTTAAAACTAATGGCAAATGGGGGAATAATTATAAAATAA